AAAGGTAGGAAGAGGCAGCCCGTGAGAGCACACCTGCTAGCTCTACGCCTCCCTCTCTTAGCGCACCATTGACTTCCGAGTGAGGATTATAAACACAACGCCGGATCGTCGTAGCGGCCATCCGTGGGTTAACATGCTGTTCCACAAAATCTCGCTCGAAACGATTGAGCTGTAAAAGGTTATCTCGTCCCAATTCAACTGGAGATAAAAGCCATGTGGTAACTCCCTGAGCTATCGAAAATTCAAATGTCTTCGCATCAAGCTCATGTGCGTTGATGAGCTCTTCCATAAGAACCAGTACTGTAGCTGAGGCCTCTCCGCAGTGATCCCACGGCTCGCGAGTCTTTTCGATATAACTCTTATATGAAGACCTATAATCCGCTATCCCTGAAATCAGCTTCTGCACACCTTGCTCGTGTTGAGCTGTCCTAAGACGGGAAGAGTCAGGCTTTTGAAACATAGAAAGACTCAGATTGTTGAAATAGTATCAATGCTCATGCAATTCTTGGCTGTCAAAATATCAGAGATCGATGAAAACTATCTCTCGGAACAACTACTTGCCCAAAAAATTTCGACCATCTTTTCTATATCTCCTCTATCATTTTATACTACCATAGCACTTCAAGCACTGATTTTAGGTTTAGACATTATCTCATTATGAGTATTTTTTCTTCCCAACACGAAATTCTTATCTCCCAATGCTGCAAAATTGCAGCACAGGGGCTTGGAGGGGTATCTCCAAACCCTCTCGTAGGGGCATTGCTTGTAGCCGAGGGAAGGATTATAGGAGAGGGTTTTCACGAAACATACGGAGGGTCGCATGCCGAAGTTCAAGCAATTGACAGCGTTGAAACCCCTGAACTACTAAAAAAAGCGACTCTCTACGTAAATTTAGAGCCATGCGCTCACCATGGTAAAACACCTCCATGCACAACGCTTATTAAAGAAATGGGAATTCCACGGGTTGTCTTTGGAACACAAGATCCGAATCCACTGGTTTCTGGTCGTGGAACAGAAGCATTAATGAAAGCTGGAATAGAAGTTGTTTCTGGAATCCTTCCTTCACAATGCTGGCACCTGAATCGTAGATTTTTCACAAACATCAAAGAGC
This window of the bacterium genome carries:
- the ribD gene encoding bifunctional diaminohydroxyphosphoribosylaminopyrimidine deaminase/5-amino-6-(5-phosphoribosylamino)uracil reductase RibD, which translates into the protein MSIFSSQHEILISQCCKIAAQGLGGVSPNPLVGALLVAEGRIIGEGFHETYGGSHAEVQAIDSVETPELLKKATLYVNLEPCAHHGKTPPCTTLIKEMGIPRVVFGTQDPNPLVSGRGTEALMKAGIEVVSGILPSQCWHLNRRFFTNIKELRPYVILKWAETRDGFIARPDYSSRWISSEQSRIR